The Salvelinus namaycush isolate Seneca unplaced genomic scaffold, SaNama_1.0 Scaffold28, whole genome shotgun sequence genome has a segment encoding these proteins:
- the LOC120039546 gene encoding zinc finger protein 239-like: MRIHTGEKPYPCSVCGKQFRVKRHLQDHQTVHTGEKPYVCSKCDKRFGFASALKRHQWLHIEEKPYSCSVCGKGFSLQSRMKEHFLMHSGEKPHSCSVCGKSFSRPDQLKDHSLQHAGKPHHCSVCELSFALSKQLLKHEKTHTGKRPYSCSVCGKSFSEKAYLEDHRSVHTGEKRHPCPDCDKKFGCASSLRKHGLLHIEGKSHSCSVCGKSFSEARYLKEHFRTHTGEKPFSCSVCEKSFARSASLKVHHRYHTGEKPYSCAKCGQSFISSQKLQRHQKTHAGLPPVEFQNPVPIEGEREGEEEEVGGLINSDGEAVGWDLHRLDGISEGRASTSGEPKET, from the exons atgagaatacacacaggagaaaagccataCCCTTGCTCTGTGTGTGGAAAGCAGTTCCGTGTAAAAAGACATCTCCAAGACCACCAGACAgtgcacactggagagaaaccttacgtCTGCTCCAAATGTGACAAGAGGTTTGGTTTCGCCTCAGCCTTGAAAAGGCACCAGTGGTTACACATAGAAGAGaaaccttactcctgctctgtgtGTGGGAAGGGTTTTAGCTTACAATCACGCATGAAGGAACACTTCCTGATGCACTCAGGAGAAAAACCCCACTCCTGCTCtgtctgtggaaagagtttcagcCGTCCAGATCAGTTAAAGGACCACTCTCTGCAACATGCAGGGAAACCCCACCACTGTTCTGTGTGTGAGCTAAGCTTTGCCTTGTCTAAACAACTCCTGAAGCATGAGAAGACTCACACAGGAAAGAGACCTTATAGTTGCTCtgtgtgtgggaagagtttcagcgAGAAGGCGTATCTTGAAGACCACCGGTCAGTGCACACTGGGGAGAAACGACATCCTTGCCCTGATTGTGACAAGAAGTTTGGATGTGCTTCATCCCTGCGTAAACACGGACTGTTGCACATAGAAGGGAAATCCCACTCCTGCTCtgtgtgtgggaagagtttttctgaAGCACGTTACTTGAAGGAGCATTTCcggacacacactggagagaaacctttctCCTGCTCTGTCTGCGAAAAGAGTTTTGCAAGATCAGCAAGCCTTAAAGTCCACCACAGATatcatacaggagagaaaccttacagctgtgctAAATGCGGCCAGAGCTTCATTAGTTCTCAAAAACTTCAGAGACATCAGAAAACTCATGCTGGTTTACCACCTGTTGAGTTTCAAAACCCTGTTCCaattgaaggagagagggagggagaagaagaggaagtTGGTGGTCTGATTAATTCAGATGGAGAAGCGGTTGGTTGGGATCTTCATCGTCTCG ACGGGATTTCGGAGGGGAGAGCCTCTACATCAGGAGAACCTAAAGAAACCTAG